A window of the Mucilaginibacter sp. cycad4 genome harbors these coding sequences:
- a CDS encoding ABC transporter permease, translated as MLKNYLKIAFRNIVKNKVHAFINIAGLSVGMAVAMLIGLWIWDELSFDKYHSTYNRMGQIMVTQTANGETPTFRSTVVPLSAELRTKYASDFKHTSLFWGGAHILSAGDKKISQIGAWAEGDLPAMLALKMVKGSYTEFRDPSSIVISQSIAKALFGNADPVNKTIKADNQTNLKVIGVYEDLPRNTSFYETKFLMPFFNKNNWWSTQTGAWDNHGCSLYVQLADNVDFDKVSAKIRNITKPHFKMNDESIQVHPMSKWHLYSDFKNSKPVGGLIEMVWLFGIIGVFVLLLACINFMNLSTARSEKRAKEVGIRKSIGSMRSQLINQFLSESVIFACLALVVTLGIVLIALPSFNHIADKQIAMPFSNVWFWLLALGFTLFTGVIAGSYPAFYLSSFEPVKVLKGTFKVGRFASLPRKVLVVVQFTVSIALIIGTIVVFRQIQYAKDRPVGYSRAGLLSIEMKTPEIYGHYETMRNDLIQTGAVEDMAESNSTTTEIWANNGGFDWEGKPAGFDPTFGTVATTYDFGHTVGWKIIQGRDFSRNFPTDTGAFILNESAVKMSGIKNPVGKVIRWNKQDHVVTGVVKDMVMESPYKKPVATVFMMLPGWVNFITLRVKPTMPMQEALKKIEPVFKKYNPGSPFDFKFNDDEYASKFSDEQRIGNLATIFAVLAIFISCLGLFGLASFVAEQRIKEIGVRKVLGASVANLWRLLSTEFVVLVTISLFIAIPATYYYMNNWLHKYEYRSTITWWIFAASGVGAVVITLLTVSYHAIKAALANPVKNLRSE; from the coding sequence ATGTTAAAGAATTACCTCAAAATCGCATTCCGCAACATTGTTAAAAACAAGGTGCATGCCTTTATTAACATTGCGGGTTTATCGGTAGGGATGGCGGTGGCTATGCTTATCGGCCTTTGGATCTGGGACGAGCTATCGTTTGATAAGTACCATAGCACCTATAACCGAATGGGGCAGATCATGGTTACACAAACGGCAAACGGAGAAACGCCTACTTTTCGATCGACTGTAGTGCCGCTGAGTGCTGAATTGCGCACTAAGTATGCCAGCGATTTTAAACATACTTCGCTTTTTTGGGGTGGGGCGCATATTCTTTCGGCAGGTGATAAAAAGATATCACAAATTGGGGCCTGGGCCGAAGGTGATTTGCCGGCTATGCTTGCGTTGAAAATGGTAAAAGGCAGTTATACCGAATTCAGGGATCCCTCATCAATAGTTATATCTCAATCAATTGCCAAAGCGCTGTTTGGTAATGCCGATCCGGTGAATAAAACTATCAAGGCTGATAATCAAACAAACCTAAAAGTTATTGGCGTATATGAAGACCTGCCACGCAATACTTCATTTTATGAAACAAAGTTCCTGATGCCCTTTTTTAACAAAAATAATTGGTGGAGCACGCAAACGGGAGCATGGGACAATCATGGCTGCTCATTGTATGTTCAACTGGCCGATAATGTGGATTTTGATAAAGTATCGGCCAAGATCAGGAACATTACCAAGCCACATTTTAAGATGAATGATGAAAGCATACAGGTGCATCCTATGAGCAAATGGCACCTGTATAGCGATTTTAAAAACAGCAAACCTGTTGGTGGACTGATTGAAATGGTTTGGCTGTTTGGTATTATCGGTGTATTTGTATTGTTATTGGCTTGCATCAATTTCATGAACCTGAGCACTGCCCGAAGCGAAAAACGCGCCAAAGAAGTAGGGATCAGAAAATCTATCGGCTCCATGCGCTCACAGCTCATCAACCAGTTTTTAAGCGAATCGGTAATATTTGCCTGTTTGGCGCTGGTAGTTACACTGGGTATAGTTTTGATAGCGCTGCCATCATTTAATCATATTGCCGATAAACAAATAGCTATGCCATTTAGCAATGTTTGGTTTTGGCTCCTGGCTTTGGGTTTTACCTTATTTACAGGCGTCATAGCAGGCAGTTATCCGGCATTTTACCTCTCATCATTTGAACCGGTGAAGGTTTTAAAGGGGACTTTCAAGGTTGGCCGTTTTGCGTCCCTGCCGCGTAAGGTTTTGGTTGTTGTACAGTTTACGGTATCCATAGCGCTGATTATCGGTACTATCGTCGTGTTCAGGCAAATCCAGTATGCTAAAGACAGGCCGGTGGGTTATTCGCGCGCGGGCTTGCTTTCTATCGAAATGAAGACTCCTGAGATTTATGGACATTATGAAACCATGCGTAACGACCTGATCCAAACCGGTGCGGTTGAAGATATGGCCGAATCGAACAGCACTACTACAGAGATTTGGGCAAATAACGGAGGTTTCGACTGGGAGGGCAAGCCTGCGGGCTTCGACCCAACTTTTGGTACCGTTGCTACAACTTATGATTTTGGGCATACCGTAGGCTGGAAGATTATCCAGGGGCGCGATTTTTCAAGAAACTTCCCGACAGATACCGGGGCTTTTATCCTGAACGAATCGGCAGTGAAAATGAGCGGCATTAAAAATCCGGTAGGGAAAGTGATCAGGTGGAACAAACAGGATCATGTTGTTACCGGCGTTGTGAAGGATATGGTGATGGAATCGCCTTACAAAAAACCGGTAGCTACTGTATTTATGATGTTGCCGGGCTGGGTTAACTTCATAACGCTGAGGGTTAAACCAACCATGCCCATGCAGGAGGCTTTAAAAAAGATAGAACCGGTGTTCAAAAAATATAACCCCGGCAGCCCGTTTGATTTTAAGTTTAATGATGATGAGTACGCAAGCAAGTTTTCGGATGAACAGCGGATAGGGAACCTGGCTACCATATTTGCCGTGCTGGCTATATTTATATCGTGCCTTGGCTTATTCGGCCTGGCTTCATTTGTTGCCGAACAGCGCATCAAGGAGATAGGGGTGCGCAAAGTATTGGGTGCTTCGGTAGCTAATCTTTGGCGGTTGCTCTCCACCGAGTTTGTGGTTTTAGTTACGATATCCCTCTTTATAGCTATTCCTGCAACATACTATTACATGAACAATTGGCTGCATAAGTATGAGTACCGGTCGACCATAACCTGGTGGATCTTCGCGGCATCAGGAGTTGGGGCTGTGGTAATTACTTTGCTAACGGTAAGCTATCATGCTATAAAGGCGGCGCTGGCCAACCCGGTGAAGAATTTGAGGAGTGAGTAA
- a CDS encoding ABC transporter permease: MFKNYLTVAWRNLVKNKAHTFINITGLSVGMAVAMLIGLWIWDELSYNKNFDNYDRIVQVWQNQTFNGVTGSQTAMPIPLGYKLRDDYKHDFKYVVLSSWNYGHIMAYGEKKLTKEGSYMQAEAPDLLTLKMLKGTRDGLKDKSSVLLSASLAKALFGDTDPMFKTIKIDNVWNVKVTGVYEDMPHNSEFRELGFIAPWDLYMTTAAWLKRAETRWGNNSWQIFAQLKPGVDAGKVSAEIKDLKLHAIKAQGDDVGASFKPVVFLHPMSKWHLYSSFKDGFNVGGDVKFVWMFGIIGVFVLMLACINFMNLSTARSEKRAKEVGIRKTVGSLRSQLISQFFIESVILALFAFLISVLLAQLTLSWFNAVADKTMHILWGNAVFWLLGLSFSIITGLIAGSYPAFYLSSFRPVKVLKGTFKAGRYAAIPRKVLVVLQFAVSVTLIIGTIIVFRQVQYTKNRPIGYERTGLVQIDMRTDEIHKHFEAVRNDLLKSGAIIEIAESGSPLTAVYSNNSGLNWRGKPAGLQDDFATITLSPEFGRVAQWKLIEGRDFERNKVGDSSSMIINETAARFMNFKHAVGETIDWGKKFKIIGVVKDMVMSSPYEPVKSSIFVLDNDPGGLVDIRLNSKMSAHDAIAKIEAVFKQYAPGSPFEYKFTDEEYARKFTNEERIGKLAGFFTLLAIFISCMGLFGMASFMAEQRTKEIGVRKVLGASVFSLWQLMSKEFVLLVSVSLLIAIPIAYYFMQGWLQDYKYRADLSWWIFGLTAIGAIAITLLTVSYQSIKAASMNPVKSLKTE; this comes from the coding sequence ATGTTTAAAAACTATTTAACCGTTGCGTGGCGAAACCTTGTTAAGAACAAGGCGCATACGTTTATTAATATCACGGGCTTATCGGTAGGGATGGCGGTGGCTATGCTTATTGGGCTTTGGATTTGGGACGAGTTATCATACAATAAGAATTTCGATAACTACGACAGGATAGTTCAGGTATGGCAAAATCAAACTTTTAACGGGGTAACAGGTTCGCAAACCGCTATGCCTATACCTTTGGGGTATAAGTTAAGGGATGATTATAAACACGATTTTAAATATGTGGTGCTTTCTTCCTGGAACTACGGGCATATTATGGCCTACGGCGAAAAAAAACTCACTAAAGAGGGAAGTTATATGCAAGCCGAAGCGCCTGATCTGCTTACTTTAAAAATGCTGAAAGGCACACGTGATGGTTTGAAAGACAAATCGTCTGTTTTACTTTCAGCTTCATTGGCTAAGGCTTTGTTTGGTGATACCGACCCGATGTTTAAAACCATCAAAATTGATAATGTTTGGAATGTTAAAGTGACCGGGGTTTATGAAGACATGCCGCATAATTCTGAATTTCGTGAATTGGGTTTTATAGCGCCATGGGATTTGTATATGACCACCGCAGCCTGGTTAAAACGGGCGGAAACACGCTGGGGCAATAATTCCTGGCAAATCTTTGCGCAATTGAAGCCCGGGGTTGATGCCGGCAAAGTATCGGCCGAGATCAAAGATCTTAAATTACACGCCATTAAAGCCCAGGGCGATGATGTTGGTGCCAGCTTTAAACCGGTAGTGTTTCTGCATCCAATGAGTAAATGGCATCTTTATTCAAGCTTTAAAGATGGCTTTAATGTTGGCGGCGATGTCAAATTTGTGTGGATGTTTGGTATTATCGGCGTGTTTGTGCTGATGCTGGCTTGTATCAATTTCATGAACCTGAGCACAGCCCGTAGCGAAAAGCGTGCTAAGGAAGTGGGGATCCGCAAAACAGTAGGTTCGTTAAGGAGCCAGCTGATCAGTCAGTTTTTTATTGAGTCGGTAATATTAGCTTTGTTTGCTTTTTTAATTTCGGTTTTGCTGGCGCAGCTTACGCTGTCGTGGTTTAATGCCGTGGCCGATAAAACAATGCACATCCTTTGGGGAAATGCGGTTTTTTGGTTGTTGGGTTTAAGTTTCAGCATTATTACCGGGCTGATAGCGGGAAGCTATCCTGCATTTTACCTGTCGTCCTTTCGGCCGGTTAAAGTTTTGAAGGGCACATTCAAAGCGGGCCGCTATGCGGCAATACCCCGTAAGGTGCTTGTGGTATTACAGTTTGCCGTGTCGGTTACTTTGATCATAGGTACCATCATAGTGTTCAGGCAGGTGCAGTACACCAAAAACAGGCCTATCGGCTATGAACGTACGGGGCTGGTACAGATAGATATGCGCACCGATGAAATTCATAAACATTTTGAAGCCGTAAGGAACGATCTGCTTAAATCGGGGGCTATTATTGAAATTGCCGAGTCGGGTAGCCCGCTTACCGCGGTGTATTCAAACAATAGCGGCCTAAACTGGCGGGGTAAACCTGCAGGTTTACAGGACGACTTTGCCACGATAACACTTAGCCCGGAATTTGGCAGAGTTGCCCAGTGGAAATTGATTGAAGGCCGCGATTTTGAACGCAATAAAGTGGGCGATTCATCAAGTATGATCATCAATGAAACTGCCGCCCGCTTCATGAATTTTAAACACGCTGTTGGCGAAACAATAGACTGGGGCAAAAAATTCAAGATCATCGGTGTAGTGAAGGATATGGTGATGTCGTCGCCATACGAACCGGTTAAGTCCTCAATATTTGTGCTGGATAATGATCCGGGCGGGCTTGTCGATATCCGCTTAAATTCAAAAATGAGTGCCCATGATGCTATTGCTAAGATAGAGGCCGTTTTTAAACAATATGCCCCCGGCAGCCCCTTCGAATATAAGTTTACAGATGAAGAGTATGCCCGTAAGTTCACCAATGAGGAACGGATAGGCAAACTGGCCGGTTTCTTTACACTGCTGGCCATCTTTATCAGCTGTATGGGTTTATTCGGTATGGCATCATTCATGGCCGAACAGCGCACTAAAGAAATTGGTGTACGCAAAGTGCTGGGTGCTTCGGTATTCAGCCTATGGCAATTAATGTCGAAGGAATTTGTGCTCCTGGTGTCGGTATCATTGTTGATAGCCATACCAATAGCTTATTACTTTATGCAGGGCTGGCTGCAGGATTATAAATACCGGGCCGATTTATCATGGTGGATATTTGGCCTCACCGCAATAGGGGCTATCGCCATAACGCTGCTCACGGTAAGTTATCAAAGCATCAAAGCAGCTTCTATGAATCCCGTAAAAAGTTTGAAAACGGAATAG
- a CDS encoding SPOR domain-containing protein, translating to MKKAVFDQSAKPAIIRFCFFVLLLIASTQTFAQTRGKVEVIKDPLVDSLIAKRFTLNSIAGTDAAGYSSYGYRVQFFSGSNRKDAYNAQNRLQQQYPELRTYISYREPNFKVKAGDFRTRLEAEKLVQELRSSFSSIFIISEKINLPKTDPNND from the coding sequence ATGAAAAAAGCAGTATTTGATCAATCAGCTAAACCGGCCATTATCAGATTCTGCTTTTTTGTTTTATTACTAATAGCATCAACCCAAACCTTTGCCCAAACCCGTGGCAAGGTTGAAGTAATAAAAGACCCACTGGTTGACAGCCTGATAGCCAAAAGGTTTACGCTGAACAGCATAGCGGGTACCGATGCAGCCGGTTATTCATCCTATGGGTACCGGGTGCAGTTCTTCAGCGGCTCAAACCGTAAGGATGCCTACAACGCACAAAACCGCTTGCAGCAGCAATATCCCGAACTGCGTACCTACATCAGTTACCGCGAGCCCAACTTTAAAGTAAAAGCAGGTGATTTCCGCACCCGCCTCGAAGCCGAAAAACTGGTACAGGAGCTGCGCTCATCGTTTTCGAGCATATTCATCATTTCCGAAAAAATAAACCTCCCTAAAACGGATCCTAATAATGATTAA
- the secA gene encoding preprotein translocase subunit SecA has translation MLDFISKLFGSKSERDVKSIQPIVEKIKAEYAKLGSLSNDELRAKTIYFKETIAEGLSGIDSEIQGIKDRTENELDMDVAEKVELYTQLDKLEKDRNKELEDILMNILPEAFAVVKETASRLSANSSLEVTATEFDRTLAARKPNVTIKGDKAFHSSTWIAAGNEVTWNMVHYDVQLIGGTVLHQGKISEMATGEGKTLVATLPAYLNALAGQGVHIVTVNDYLARRDSEWMGPLYEFHGLSVDCIDKHEPNSEQRRAAYLADITFGTNNEFGFDYLRDNMTRSPEELVQRKLHYAMVDEVDSVLIDDARTPLIISGPIPRGDEHEFYELKPRIERLVNAQKNYVNGVLNEAKKAINDGNTDVDGGGLALLRAFRGLPKSKALIKFLSEGGNRTILQKVENHYMQDQGKEMPKVDSELFFVIDEKNNQVELSEKGIELITASGEDPHFFVMPDVGTEIAEIEKSALSTEEKIARKDELMRDFSIKSERIHSVNQLLKAYTLFEKDTEYILDEGKVKIVDEQTGRVLDGRRYSDGLHQAIEAKENVKVEDATQTFATITLQNYFRMYHKLCGMTGTAVTEAGEFWEIYKLDVVEIPTNSAITREDRQDLVYRTVREKYNAVAEEIVKLTQAGRPVLVGTTSVEISELLSRMLKLRGIKHNVLNAKMHQKEADIVAEAGKAGTVTIATNMAGRGTDIKLGPGVKDAGGLAIVGTERHESRRVDRQLRGRSGRQGDPGSSQFFVSLEDNLMRLFGSERISSLMVRMGIEEGEVIQHSMISKSIERAQKKVEENNFGIRKRLLEYDDVMNSQRTVIYTKRKNALFGERLDVDLSNTIFDVVEDIVTEYKESANYEGFKLEVIRLFSVDMEIDADTFTAKSIPALTDEVFQTVMDFYKRKQEAVAQQAYPVIKDVYETRGQYVENIVVPFSDGIHGIQVAVPLKKAVDNHGHEVFKSFEKNVTLYLIDDAWKEHLREMDELKQSVQNAVYEQKDPLLVYKFEAFELFRGMLANVNKEIVSFLFRGGIPVQQQAEEVREAKPEPKLDLRKMKTTKAEVVSESNGVPMDDFPQEPQKITPVRVENKIGRNDPCPCGSGKKYKNCHGVGQN, from the coding sequence ATGTTAGATTTTATCAGTAAGCTTTTCGGAAGCAAATCAGAACGGGATGTAAAAAGTATACAGCCTATAGTTGAGAAAATTAAGGCTGAATATGCAAAACTTGGCTCCCTGAGTAATGATGAGCTTAGGGCTAAGACCATATATTTTAAAGAAACCATTGCCGAAGGCCTTTCTGGCATCGACAGTGAAATACAGGGCATTAAAGATCGTACAGAAAACGAGCTTGATATGGATGTAGCAGAAAAGGTTGAGCTTTATACTCAACTTGATAAGCTTGAAAAAGACCGTAATAAAGAGCTTGAAGATATATTGATGAATATATTGCCGGAGGCATTTGCTGTAGTTAAAGAAACAGCAAGCCGCCTGTCTGCCAATAGTTCATTAGAAGTTACCGCTACCGAGTTTGACCGCACCCTTGCTGCCCGCAAACCCAACGTTACTATTAAAGGCGATAAAGCTTTTCATAGCAGCACCTGGATTGCAGCCGGCAACGAAGTTACCTGGAACATGGTTCATTATGATGTACAGCTGATTGGCGGTACCGTACTGCACCAGGGTAAAATATCAGAAATGGCAACAGGTGAAGGTAAAACGCTGGTAGCCACGCTGCCTGCATACCTGAACGCATTGGCAGGTCAGGGTGTTCACATCGTAACCGTGAATGATTACCTGGCCCGCAGGGATAGTGAGTGGATGGGGCCGCTGTATGAGTTCCATGGTTTATCAGTTGATTGTATCGATAAGCATGAGCCAAACTCTGAGCAGCGCCGTGCCGCTTACCTTGCTGATATTACTTTTGGTACCAATAACGAATTTGGTTTTGATTACCTGCGTGACAATATGACACGCAGCCCGGAAGAGCTGGTACAACGCAAATTGCATTATGCCATGGTGGATGAGGTTGACTCCGTTTTAATTGACGATGCCCGTACACCTTTAATTATATCAGGCCCTATCCCACGTGGTGATGAGCATGAGTTTTATGAGTTGAAACCACGCATTGAGCGTTTGGTTAACGCGCAAAAAAACTATGTTAACGGCGTATTGAACGAAGCTAAAAAAGCGATTAACGATGGTAATACTGATGTTGACGGCGGTGGTTTAGCTTTATTACGTGCTTTCCGTGGTTTGCCAAAAAGCAAGGCATTAATCAAATTTTTGAGTGAAGGCGGTAACCGTACCATATTGCAAAAGGTAGAGAACCACTACATGCAGGACCAGGGCAAGGAAATGCCAAAGGTTGACTCTGAGCTATTCTTCGTTATTGACGAAAAGAACAACCAGGTTGAGCTTTCTGAAAAAGGTATCGAACTGATTACCGCTTCAGGCGAGGACCCTCACTTCTTTGTAATGCCTGATGTAGGTACTGAAATTGCCGAGATCGAAAAATCAGCATTAAGTACCGAAGAAAAGATTGCCCGCAAGGATGAGCTGATGCGTGATTTCTCCATTAAATCTGAGCGGATCCACTCGGTTAACCAATTGTTGAAAGCTTATACGCTGTTTGAAAAAGATACCGAATACATTCTTGACGAAGGCAAGGTGAAAATAGTTGATGAGCAAACCGGTCGTGTATTGGATGGCCGCCGTTACTCTGATGGTTTACACCAGGCTATTGAGGCTAAAGAGAATGTAAAGGTTGAGGATGCTACCCAAACCTTTGCTACTATCACCCTGCAAAACTACTTCAGGATGTACCACAAGCTTTGCGGCATGACCGGTACAGCTGTTACTGAAGCGGGCGAGTTTTGGGAGATCTATAAACTGGATGTAGTTGAAATACCAACCAACTCCGCCATCACCCGCGAAGACAGGCAGGATTTGGTTTACCGTACCGTACGTGAAAAATACAATGCTGTTGCCGAAGAGATCGTTAAGCTAACACAAGCCGGCCGCCCGGTACTGGTAGGTACAACATCTGTTGAAATTTCTGAATTATTGAGCCGTATGCTTAAGCTGCGCGGTATCAAACATAACGTACTGAACGCCAAAATGCACCAGAAAGAGGCCGATATTGTGGCCGAAGCCGGTAAAGCAGGCACGGTGACCATTGCTACCAACATGGCTGGTCGTGGTACGGATATTAAATTGGGCCCAGGCGTTAAAGACGCGGGCGGTTTAGCCATTGTAGGTACCGAGCGCCATGAGTCGCGCCGTGTTGACAGGCAGTTGCGCGGTCGTTCAGGTCGCCAGGGTGACCCGGGTTCTTCACAGTTCTTTGTATCGTTAGAGGATAACCTGATGCGTTTATTCGGATCAGAGCGAATTTCCAGCCTGATGGTACGTATGGGTATTGAAGAAGGCGAGGTGATCCAGCACTCCATGATCTCTAAATCAATTGAGCGTGCACAGAAAAAAGTGGAAGAAAACAACTTCGGGATTCGTAAACGCTTACTGGAATATGACGACGTGATGAACTCACAGCGTACGGTGATCTACACTAAACGTAAAAACGCCCTGTTTGGCGAACGTTTGGATGTTGACCTGAGCAACACCATTTTTGATGTAGTTGAGGACATTGTTACCGAATATAAAGAAAGTGCCAACTACGAAGGCTTTAAGCTTGAAGTGATCCGTTTATTCTCGGTTGATATGGAGATTGATGCTGATACATTCACTGCTAAATCAATCCCGGCACTTACTGATGAAGTGTTCCAAACCGTAATGGATTTCTATAAACGTAAACAGGAAGCTGTTGCACAACAGGCTTACCCGGTTATTAAAGACGTTTATGAAACCCGCGGTCAATACGTGGAAAATATTGTTGTTCCTTTCAGTGATGGTATTCACGGCATCCAGGTAGCTGTTCCGCTTAAAAAAGCGGTTGATAACCATGGTCACGAGGTGTTTAAATCTTTCGAGAAAAACGTTACCCTGTACCTGATCGATGATGCATGGAAAGAGCACCTGCGCGAAATGGACGAGTTAAAACAATCGGTACAAAACGCGGTTTACGAACAAAAGGACCCATTATTGGTTTACAAGTTTGAAGCGTTTGAGCTTTTCCGTGGCATGTTAGCCAATGTGAACAAGGAAATTGTAAGCTTCCTGTTCCGCGGGGGCATCCCGGTTCAGCAACAGGCCGAAGAGGTAAGGGAAGCAAAGCCCGAACCAAAGCTCGACCTGCGCAAAATGAAAACCACCAAGGCCGAAGTAGTAAGCGAGAGCAACGGTGTGCCTATGGATGATTTTCCCCAGGAGCCGCAAAAAATCACCCCGGTAAGGGTTGAAAACAAAATTGGCCGTAATGACCCCTGCCCTTGCGGTAGCGGTAAAAAATACAAAAACTGCCACGGCGTAGGGCAGAATTAA
- a CDS encoding ABC transporter permease produces the protein MIKNYLKVAWRNLMRNKTHAFINAAGLSVGLVCSLLIMLWVQNELDMDSWFKNGSRIYAVYELQNYDHKLHGSYNTPGRTAEEMKKTLPEVQYGVNMGFDQWNTFQVGDKILKIGGTSAGEDYFKIFDFKLLQGSAKTALNTPKSLSISRKMANRFFGSADAAIGKTIRYENSKNFTVTAVYEDMPNNSSQKFDFIMNWYNFLDENTWARDWGNQGPATVVMLRPDADPVKFAKKIPHFLDTFNGTDRKTSNFIIDLGMIRYSDVYLRGNFEDGKIVGGRIEYVRIFSIVAVFILLIACINFMNLTTARSVKRAKEIGVRKVVGAMRSALIGQFIAESLLITTLSVLVSLILLVVLLPLFNQVTQKQIELPFHDVAFWFKLVVITLVTGLVSGSYPALFLSSFNPVKVLKGGLKLDTGTTLFRKGLVVFQFVLSVVLITGTIVISGQMNFIQSKNLGYDRENLVYIPLEGALTAKYSAVKQEALGMPGVQSITRITTTPTNIQNGTGGVEWIGKDPNVSIQFTQASVGYDFVKTMKIKVLEGRDFSKDFPTDSVGYILNEAALKRIGYKNPIGQPLTFWGKHGKIVGIIKDFHFNSMHEEIKPLVLRCAENENYGSILLRTQPGKTREALASMEKICKQLNPAFPFNYNFSDEEYKKLYQNEQVIGKLSDAFAFLAIFISCLGLLGLAMFTAEQRVKEIGIRKVLGASVSSLFRLLSSEFMMLVVIALLIASPIAWYAASKWLQGYAYRTPVQWWMFVLSGALIILIALATVSFQSIKAALINPIKSLRSE, from the coding sequence ATGATAAAGAATTATTTAAAAGTGGCCTGGCGTAATTTAATGCGTAATAAAACGCACGCGTTTATTAACGCCGCGGGGCTTTCGGTAGGTTTGGTGTGCAGCCTGCTGATCATGCTTTGGGTACAAAATGAGCTGGACATGGACTCGTGGTTTAAAAATGGCTCACGAATCTATGCAGTTTATGAGCTGCAGAATTACGACCATAAGCTGCATGGCAGCTATAACACTCCCGGCCGTACTGCCGAGGAGATGAAAAAGACATTGCCCGAGGTGCAATATGGCGTAAATATGGGCTTTGATCAGTGGAATACCTTCCAGGTGGGAGATAAGATACTGAAGATAGGCGGCACATCTGCCGGGGAAGATTATTTTAAGATCTTTGATTTTAAGCTGCTGCAGGGTTCGGCCAAAACTGCTTTAAATACACCTAAAAGCTTATCCATCTCGCGTAAAATGGCTAACCGGTTTTTTGGCAGTGCAGACGCCGCTATTGGTAAAACCATCCGCTATGAAAACTCCAAAAACTTTACAGTTACCGCTGTTTATGAGGATATGCCCAATAACAGTTCGCAAAAATTTGATTTTATAATGAACTGGTATAACTTTTTGGATGAAAATACCTGGGCGCGCGATTGGGGCAACCAGGGGCCAGCTACTGTTGTTATGCTGCGCCCGGATGCCGACCCGGTAAAGTTTGCCAAAAAGATCCCGCATTTCTTAGATACTTTTAACGGCACCGACCGCAAAACATCAAACTTTATTATTGATCTGGGTATGATACGTTATAGCGATGTTTATCTCCGCGGCAATTTTGAAGATGGGAAAATTGTAGGGGGGCGTATTGAATACGTACGCATTTTTAGTATAGTGGCTGTGTTTATCCTGCTGATTGCCTGTATCAATTTCATGAACCTGACCACAGCCCGCTCGGTTAAGCGGGCTAAAGAGATTGGCGTACGCAAGGTAGTTGGGGCCATGCGTTCGGCTTTAATAGGCCAGTTCATTGCTGAGTCATTGCTGATCACTACACTTTCGGTTTTAGTATCATTAATATTGCTGGTTGTGTTGCTGCCGCTGTTTAACCAGGTAACCCAAAAGCAAATTGAGCTGCCGTTTCATGATGTAGCTTTTTGGTTCAAACTTGTAGTAATTACGCTCGTAACCGGGTTAGTATCCGGGAGTTACCCGGCTTTGTTCCTGTCGTCGTTCAATCCGGTTAAAGTGCTCAAAGGAGGGTTGAAACTTGATACCGGTACCACTTTGTTTCGTAAAGGGTTGGTGGTGTTTCAGTTTGTACTATCAGTGGTGCTGATTACCGGTACAATAGTTATATCGGGGCAGATGAATTTTATCCAATCAAAAAATTTAGGATATGATCGTGAAAACCTGGTTTATATTCCGCTTGAAGGCGCCTTAACGGCTAAATACAGCGCAGTTAAGCAAGAAGCTTTAGGAATGCCGGGGGTACAGTCAATTACGCGGATCACCACTACGCCAACTAATATCCAGAATGGAACGGGTGGCGTTGAATGGATTGGTAAGGACCCGAATGTCAGCATCCAGTTTACCCAGGCATCGGTAGGGTACGATTTTGTGAAAACTATGAAGATCAAAGTGCTGGAGGGTCGCGATTTTTCGAAAGATTTCCCTACAGATTCTGTTGGTTATATCCTTAACGAAGCCGCGCTGAAAAGGATAGGGTATAAAAACCCGATAGGCCAGCCGTTGACCTTTTGGGGCAAGCATGGAAAAATAGTAGGTATTATCAAGGATTTTCACTTTAACTCCATGCATGAAGAAATTAAGCCATTAGTACTACGGTGTGCCGAAAATGAGAACTATGGCAGTATCCTGTTGCGCACCCAGCCCGGCAAAACCCGCGAGGCATTGGCCAGTATGGAAAAAATATGTAAACAACTTAACCCGGCCTTCCCGTTCAATTACAATTTTTCGGATGAGGAATATAAGAAGTTGTACCAGAATGAGCAGGTTATTGGTAAACTATCGGACGCATTTGCCTTTTTAGCCATCTTTATATCATGTCTTGGCTTGCTTGGTTTAGCTATGTTCACAGCCGAGCAGCGTGTAAAAGAAATAGGCATCCGCAAGGTACTGGGCGCGAGCGTGAGCTCACTGTTCAGGCTGCTATCATCGGAGTTTATGATGCTGGTAGTAATCGCCCTGCTCATCGCGTCGCCGATAGCATGGTATGCAGCTTCAAAATGGCTGCAGGGTTATGCTTACCGTACACCTGTACAGTGGTGGATGTTTGTACTATCAGGCGCGTTAATTATTTTGATAGCCCTGGCAACTGTAAGTTTTCAAAGTATTAAAGCAGCATTGATCAACCCGATAAAAAGTTTGAGATCGGAGTAA